From Triticum urartu cultivar G1812 chromosome 2, Tu2.1, whole genome shotgun sequence, a single genomic window includes:
- the LOC125540316 gene encoding auxin-responsive protein IAA12-like — translation MQPRSQAVFIPPTSRRRLPSMESVSSGDGYPQLRTTVGQRGLSRHGADDPRLGARPRPRPSRAIHPSPSMEGEAVDAELRLGPPDSGGASAVAAESKYVKVSVEGARYQRTVDLRAYGGHGELRAALLGLAGQMLDLAVAYEDNDGDILLAGDLPWDMFVSDCRSVRIMRRSTTVTSS, via the exons ATGCAGCCCAGATCTCAGGCGGTCTTCATTCCTCCGACCTCGCGCCGGCGACTGCCCTCGATGGAATCGGTGAGCTCCGGCGACGGCTATCCCCAGCTACGGACGACCGTCGGCCAGCGCGGGCTCAGTCGGCACGGCGCCGACGACCCTCGGCTTGGAGCTCGCCCTCGCCCGCGACCCTCCAGG GCCATCCACCCGAGCCCATCCATGGAGGGAGAGGCCGTTGACGCCGAGCTGCGGCTCGGCCCTCCGGACAGCGGCGGCgcgtcggcggtggcggcggagagCAAGTACGTCAAGGTGAGCGTGGAAGGAGCCCGGTACCAGCGGACGGTGGACCTGAGGGCGTACGGAGGGCACGGGGAGCTCAGGGCGGCGCTCTTGGGCCTGGCCGGCCAGATGCTGGACTTGGCCGTGGCCTACGAGGACAATGACGGCGACATCTTGCTCGCCGGCGACCTCCCCTGGGACATGTTCGTCTCCGACTGCAGGAGCGTCAGGATTATGAGACGGTCGACGACGGTGACAAGCAGCTAG